In Populus alba chromosome 1, ASM523922v2, whole genome shotgun sequence, a single window of DNA contains:
- the LOC118034016 gene encoding probable protein phosphatase 2C 60 yields MGVYLSSPKTDKASQDGENDRLRYGLSSMQGWRTTMEDAHAAYPDLDSSTSFFGVYDGHGGQAVSKFCAKYLHEQVLKHESYLSGDLGTSLQKAFLRMDEMMRGQRGWRELSRLGDNVEKVSGMIEGLIWSPRSGQVNGHFDDWPDEEGPHSGFDGPNCGSTACVAIIRNNQLVVANAGDSRCVISRKGQAYEMSKDHKPGLEVERERIRNAGGFIVVGRVNGTLNLSRAIGDTEFKQNKKLPAEQQIVTANPDIKTVELCDDDEFLVLACDGIWDCMSSQQLVDYVHEQLNTETKLSVICERVFSRCLAPNTNGGEGCDNMSMILVQFKRPVQAGPSAEQQPTSSRQSMEVDRNNMEK; encoded by the exons ATGGGGGTGTATTTGAGCTCCCCTAAAACTGACAAGGCTTCACAAGATGGTGAAAATGATAGACTTCGATATGGTCTGTCCTCCATGCAAGGCTGGCGTACAACCATGGAAGATGCC CATGCAGCTTATCCAGATTTGGACAGTTCAACATCTTTCTTCGGTGTTTATGATGGCCATGGAG GCCAAGCAGTGTCTAAGTTCTGTGCTAAATATCTTCATGAACAAGTGCTCAAACACGAAAGTTATTTGTCTGGTGATTTAGGCACTTCTTTACAGAAAGCTTTTCTCAG AATGGATGAGATGATGCGTGGGCAGAGGGGATGGAGAGAACTATCTAGATTGGGTGATAACGTAGAAAAGGTTTCTGGTATGATAGAAGGATTGATATGGTCACCTAGAAGTGGTCAAGTCAATGGCCATTTTGATGATTGGCCTGATGAGGAG GGGCCTCATTCTGGCTTTGATGGACCAAATTGCGGAAGCACTGCGTGCGTTGCAATTATTCGAAACAACCAACTTGTTGTTGCAAATGCTGGTGATTCTCGTTGTGTTATATCCAGGAAGGGTCAG GCATATGAAATGTCTAAAGATCACAAGCCCGGTCTTGAGGTTGAGAGAGAAAGGATTCGTAATGCTGGTGGTTTTATAGTAGTTGGACGTGTTAATGGAACTTTAAACTTGTCTAGGGCAATTG GAGACACAGAGTTCAAGCAGAACAAAAAACTGCCCGCTGAGCAGCAAATTGTTACTGCTAATCCAGACATAAAGACT GTTGAGCTCTGCGACGATGATGAGTTTCTTGTTCTTGCTTGTGATGGAATTTG GGATTGCATGTCAAGTCAACAGCTAGTGGACTATGTGCATGAACAGTTAAACACT GAAACCAAGCTTTCAGTGATATGCGAGAGAGTTTTCAGCAGGTGTTTGGCACCCAACACCAATGGTGGCGAGGGATGTGACAACATGAGCATGATCTTGGTGCAATTCAAAAGGCCTGTTCAAGCAGGTCCCTCTGCAGAGCAGCAGCCAACATCTTCTCGTCAATCGATGGAGGTAGACAGGAATAATATGGAAAAGTGA